The proteins below come from a single Synergistes jonesii genomic window:
- a CDS encoding DUF3870 domain-containing protein, translating to MEARKLCIIGNARTQQKNPITARFSHFFIVFIVEAESGRILDLDVTVMLKATGDFIKELFIGRSLADVDKELIEAIRTTYLASSQKALQMAYMEAVKKYRTWRSEHGVGKFE from the coding sequence ATGGAAGCAAGAAAACTCTGTATAATCGGAAACGCGCGCACCCAGCAGAAGAACCCGATAACGGCGCGCTTCTCGCACTTTTTTATCGTATTCATCGTCGAGGCCGAGAGCGGCAGGATATTGGACCTCGACGTCACGGTGATGCTTAAGGCGACGGGAGATTTTATAAAGGAGCTCTTCATCGGGCGCTCGCTCGCCGACGTAGACAAAGAGCTTATAGAAGCGATACGCACGACTTATCTCGCGTCGTCGCAGAAAGCGCTTCAGATGGCCTACATGGAGGCCGTCAAAAAGTACCGGACGTGGCGCAGCGAACACGGCGTGGGAAAGTTCGAATGA
- a CDS encoding carbon-nitrogen family hydrolase has protein sequence MLRIGIAQIDVKLGDRAANFRAVSGWMKRHHRPSELETIVVLPEIFDVGYVISRAEKYGDMEAREAAEFLGGLAQKYNVCFAGGSVLALTERGAVNRALVVSPDGRLVAHYDKAHLVPMMDEDRYLSAGSELCVFEFGGVKISLAICYDLRFCEWLRMGALAGAQLCIISAEWPSSRIDHWKTLLRARAIENMMFVAACNRVGVTNSEAFGGHSAVIDPWGRALYEGSAGEEGAFVDIEPDEATDARNFIKAFAMRRPELYKLLQPPLKKSDNEIKSS, from the coding sequence ATGCTTCGTATAGGTATAGCGCAGATCGATGTGAAGCTGGGGGATCGCGCGGCGAATTTCCGCGCGGTGTCGGGGTGGATGAAAAGGCATCACAGGCCGTCGGAGTTGGAGACCATCGTAGTGCTGCCGGAGATTTTCGACGTAGGCTACGTGATAAGCAGGGCGGAGAAGTACGGCGACATGGAGGCGCGCGAGGCGGCGGAGTTTCTCGGCGGACTCGCGCAAAAGTATAATGTCTGCTTCGCCGGCGGCTCGGTGCTCGCCCTTACGGAGCGCGGCGCGGTGAACCGCGCCCTCGTCGTTTCGCCAGACGGGCGTCTTGTCGCGCATTACGACAAGGCGCACCTTGTGCCGATGATGGATGAAGATAGGTATCTGAGCGCGGGGAGCGAGCTCTGCGTGTTCGAGTTCGGCGGCGTAAAGATCAGCCTCGCGATCTGCTATGACTTGCGATTCTGCGAGTGGCTGCGCATGGGCGCACTCGCCGGAGCGCAGCTCTGCATTATTTCAGCAGAGTGGCCGTCATCGCGAATCGATCACTGGAAGACGCTTCTTCGCGCGCGTGCGATCGAGAATATGATGTTCGTCGCGGCCTGCAACAGGGTCGGCGTGACGAACTCCGAGGCCTTCGGAGGACATTCCGCGGTGATAGACCCGTGGGGGCGCGCGCTTTACGAGGGAAGCGCCGGCGAGGAGGGCGCTTTCGTAGATATCGAGCCGGATGAGGCGACGGACGCGCGAAATTTTATAAAGGCGTTCGCTATGCGCAGGCCGGAGCTTTATAAGCTGCTGCAGCCGCCGCTGAAAAAGTCCGATAACGAAATCAAAAGCTCTTAG
- the cas6 gene encoding CRISPR-associated endoribonuclease Cas6, translating to MHILLSINSNEANVLKLPRANLHLFQSMVYRLLPAEWGDFLHDQGYVVDGHPLKLFAIGWPSSKTAPKIGADSIEFALPISIVVSTPVAETLDGVACGALASREIRIGNNLVYCEEIKAAEMSADGEEMTVKTLSPITCYIASQREDGRKYTVYLTPYQKEFSESVHNNLIKKFRALYPGAEIPEGRVEITPLGEVREQVSMYDRGKTFPIKGWSGTFKVTGPNGLLSVALECGLGAKNSSCFGCIVRADVEF from the coding sequence TTGCATATTTTGCTGTCTATAAATTCCAACGAGGCAAATGTTTTAAAGCTGCCGCGCGCCAATCTGCATCTTTTCCAGTCGATGGTCTACCGCCTGCTTCCCGCCGAATGGGGGGATTTCCTCCACGATCAGGGGTATGTGGTGGACGGGCATCCGCTTAAGCTCTTTGCGATAGGCTGGCCCAGCTCTAAAACGGCGCCTAAAATCGGAGCCGATTCAATAGAATTTGCTCTGCCTATCAGCATCGTCGTCTCCACTCCGGTCGCAGAGACCCTCGACGGCGTCGCCTGCGGAGCGCTTGCAAGCAGAGAAATCAGGATAGGAAATAACCTTGTTTATTGTGAAGAGATAAAAGCGGCGGAAATGTCGGCAGATGGGGAGGAAATGACGGTAAAAACCCTTTCCCCTATTACATGCTACATTGCGTCGCAGAGGGAAGACGGAAGGAAATATACTGTATACCTGACGCCTTATCAAAAAGAATTCTCGGAATCTGTTCATAACAATCTGATAAAAAAATTCCGCGCGCTCTATCCAGGTGCCGAGATACCCGAGGGCAGGGTGGAAATTACTCCGTTAGGCGAGGTGCGGGAACAGGTATCGATGTACGACAGGGGAAAAACTTTTCCGATAAAGGGCTGGAGCGGTACTTTCAAAGTAACCGGGCCGAACGGCCTGCTTTCCGTCGCGCTGGAGTGCGGGCTCGGAGCGAAGAACAGCTCTTGCTTCGGCTGCATTGTCCGAGCGGATGTTGAATTCTGA